The window cagcagccagggatTCTTCCGCCTGTCCATTTGGCTGAGGAGTTAGAAGCCTCTTGAGCTGAAGGCTTTGCTACAGCTCCCCAAATGTGGTTACCATGTGTTTAACCTAGCTCTCAGAGAGTCAAGGGTGTAATGTGGCTGCACTGTGCTAGTTAACTTTGCTGTTCAGTTTGTAACTGTGCTAAATGTAAATGTATGTGGAGATAGTATGTAGGTGCAGTAAATAACATAATAAAACTAATCAGCATATTCATTTTAAGCATATGCTGGCAATATAAGTGGAAACTGAAATTCTGACTGCACTTGACATCTTTCACATTGAGTGGGTAAAAAACACAACGTTATAAGAAGACTACTGAAAGGAAACTCTATCAAAGTTATAAGATCCCTTTTGCTGCATTCATGaattcatatttgaaaaatcagatATCAGAACCCAAGTCACCAGAAAGTTGAAAGAGATTTTAGGTCTACAGTAGGGTATCCTCACATTACAATCCTTGCAGAGAACTGTACAAAGGTCTGTGTCTGCAAAAGCTTCCCGGTGACCTTCTCAGTGAGCAACAGGAGGTTGGAAGTCTCTCAGATTACTTTCTGAAGTGGGTAAGAAATTAGTACTGCATAGCAATGCATATGCTACATTTATAATTGCTTTagttacagaaaagaaatattttttccacagacaACCCTGCAGTAATCATCATTCTTTCCAGCTATCAAAACCTTATCAAAACTTTATCAAAACACTTAGGAGCTCATTAGTTTAATAGAACATTAAAGAGAGTAACTGTAAGCATGGAATTAACTAAAttgtaacattaaaaaaaaggatattcCCTCTAGAGAGGGAATTCATCCAGTATGCCAGTCTTGGAAACATCCATTAATGGAAGATGAACCCCGATCTTATATAAAGCATCTTGTTGCATTTTCCCTCATTCTGAGGAACAGAATCTCCAGCAATTTCCAGTCATCAACTTCAGACTGGAGATGGCAAAACGtacactgaaggaaaaatgatcATTCCAGCATGGAATTTCCCACTGGTGACTGAGTCACTAAAGGCAGTTCTTGGTGATTGTGTCTTCAGTAGCAGACCAATTTAAAATTTACTGTACCTTTTCACCTCTTTGATGGTCATGACAGATAAGAAGGGAATGACTGtccttctctactctgcccttgtaaggccTCACCTGGAACACCGTGTCTGGGCCTAGGGCCCAGActacaagaaggatgcagagctgttgaagcaggtccagaggagggccacgatgatggtcagagggctggagtgcctctcctatgaagaaaggttgagagagctcagctccttcagtctggagaacagAATGCTCTGGGAAGATTTCATTGCAGTCTTTTggtacttgaaggaagcttataaacaggagggataCTGACTTTCTACACAGGgagatagtgacaggacaaaggagaatggctttaaagtaaaaaagaggaaatacagGTTAGATGTgaggaagacattttttactcagggagtggtgaagcactggaacaggttgcccagagatgttgtggatgccccatccctgaaagccaggctggatggggccctgggcagcctgatctagagGTCAGCAACCCTGGCTATGGCAAGgaggctggaactagatgatctttaagggtgCTTCCAAGctaagccattctattattctatgaataACAAACAAGCATCAAGTCTGGCTCATAAAGTAAGAACAAGagactgaaaagcagcaggctATGCAGCGATGGCCACTGCTACAGAATCTACATCGTATAGAGGTCATACGCGAAGTTACACCTTGTGAGCACTCATCCAGACTTACAATGCCTTTATGTCTGTAATTGCATCAATTTTGATTAATTTGGAAGCATACAATGGCACTTATTTTCAGTACTCTCCTTAGAATGGTGAAGAAACCAGTTACTTCTCAAATCAGACGTAACTGGTAAAAAAGCTCTTACCTGCTGCCTCCTTTAGCAAAAGCAATGTCACTGCAACCTTCACGGGCTACAGAATAATCCTAAAACACAGAATCATGCCTGccctgtgatttttatttttatttttttaacatttttttccataatcgCAAGGCTGTCAGGTAACTTAGAGGCTTAGaagggaaaaactgaaaagaaatcacaatTAATATTGATTGCAATTGTTTGACTTTGATTCTCATATGCATGACAACCACTACAGTTCTTCTTCAATGTCTCTAAACTGTACGGTGGCTGTTTTTTAAGTACCTGCAATAAATTATTGCTGCAGGTTAGTAAGAAAACTAGTTCACTGAAGCTCATCCCGTCTTTGCAAACCAAATCATTTGATCACAGCTTTGGCCTTTTCCATATAAGTAAAGTAGATTTCACAGTTGACACACATTAAAGACCAGCCTAGAAAACCAGCACAAAAAGCAATATGCTGTTCTGCGTGTGAGCAGGCTTTCTGACATAGGAAAATGAACaccttgttttaaaatatacttatttttaGTTCAAGTGAGTTCTGCATCCAGTCATCATATCtgggagagaaaagcagtggGAACAAGGAACACTGAGGCATGTTGGTACAATTCCAAGGTGTATTTCCACTCCACAGGCCAAGCCCTTCAGCACTTACTTAAGCTAAATTCCCAACTATTTCAACGGGATTTTCCTCTGGCATGAAGGATTTTAACTTCGCTGTGAAAATACGTGCATTCCTCCAGCTTGTCAAACAGAAAGTATTACTTTCTTATACTACCAAGCGTAAAATTATGTAAGCAAAACTGTGAAAGCAGAATTACAAATGCAAAGTCCCCTCCGCATAAGTTTATGTTTGGACAGTGGTGGATTGAAACGTATGGACTAGATGTTCAATGCTTTTCCAGACAAAACACCTGCTGAATGCATTTGCTGGGTGCACAATGGCCTGGATGATCTCTTCTGCTCAATGCACACCGGGGTACATTTCAGCCTCAGAGTCAGGAGGTGTGGCATGGCCACATGCCAGCATCACGTGGGGCTGAGATGGGGATGatattgtagtttccacagaaaagcAATGCAAGCATGTGGGTCAGACACAGGACATGCTCTAGCAGGACACTGAGCACTTCATCCTCCAACAGAGATCTGCAAGGCGCCCCCCAGTTCTGTACTTCCATGGTGAGCTCGGCACTTGGGATAAGGGTTGTCTGAGACATGCTAGCTGCAGTTCTTTTAGCCTCCAGGTTTAAAAGCAATTTATCCCCGCTTACATTGATCTTTTCATCCTCTTCTCCCCAGGTAGGTTCTTAAAATGGTCAGTGTCTGACACTGCCTGGAAGTGATGCAGGGATCAAAACCCGAAACACAGGAATTAAATTTCCACCTCATACCGAAAACAGGCAATTCACAGCAGAACAAGGCATGAGAGGCTGCTTAAACTCTCCTTCTTCTCCCCTGCTCCCCCCTGCTTTTGTGCTTTCactgtctgcagctgctgaagaagAGCTGCAGTAAGACATGTATTGCTGCTAAGGAAAGGAGGGGAGCCAGGCTTCACATCCCTGTCTCCTGACACCCCAGACAGGGCAAACTGGAGCTATGGACAACGCTTTTTCTTCTCATACTAAgcaaggttttgttttcaagcagTCACCTTTTGGGAGCACCCTCCTTTCCACGTTAAAGCCTCCCCAGACAACAGTATTGCAGCTGTACCAAAACCACCAGGTGTGGAAAGCTGCATACTCTACGCTAATTACCCAAGTCTTCAACTTTTCAATTATGTCATAATGaccttttaaaaatcatttattattgactgggaaaaaaaatacagatagcTAGTTGGACCTGATTTCACCTAAGTGCCACTGCAGTGCTATTAACCAAACCATATTTTGTATTCAAGGATCAAGCTGCTTAAATAGGAAAGTAATTATGACATTAaaatgccaaaggaaaaaaagatcataaaCGGAATTTGTCACCCAGTAGTATAACCCAAGGGTAAAGGGAGCTGCTGGTGTGACATAAgattctcttggaaaaatacagcGCCTGATCTCAAAAGCAATATTACCTATTGGGCACCTCGTGGGCCCCTGTCTTAAAAAACCATGTGTTTGTGCTGGGATTGCttggcagaattttttttattttttagctgtGGCAGGTTGATAAATGCAGATGCCTGAACCCTTCCAAGCATTATTAAGCATGTCACATTAATTACACGAAGTCAttttgctctgctcagcatgTCAGGCTTCTATATATATCTAGGAAAAATAATGTAGGCATGTGGTCAGGAAAACAGCTGTGTCAATCAGGCTTCTCGCTTACAGCTGAAACAAGAGTTAACCCAAACCTGCatagctgtgtgctgcagcagacaCCAAGGTGTTCCCATGACATCTCTGAGTAAATACAGAAGTATTGCATCTGAGCATCTTTCACAGCTACAGCAACGACTCACTCATGACTTCTTCCTGAAACCAGACACCCTCTCAGAAGCCAAGGCTGGGCTGTGAACGTAGAGAagtgtgtgagcacagcagtgagcaaaaaggcaggaaaaaaatgggtcGGGAATACCTGCAGTGCTGTCAtcttcacagcacagaaaaagaaaaaagaaaggaaaggaaggaaagtagAATGGCACAAAGGAGCATTTCCAGCTCATCTGCAGAGGTGACCGAAGAGAATATTTTGGAGACCTGCAGTGAAGTTCAAGCTCTGCACCTCATGAGAAGAACAGTTGCGTCCATAATCTGGCCCTGCAAGGAAAATGAGCAAGGTGTACCCAAGGCTGGCAGAAAGACAGCCAACTCAAAGACTCAAGGACAAAGAGGTGAGcatgtgctgcttttccttccacTCAATTCCTTCCAGGGactgctgtgctgaggaaaGCAGCGAAATGCAGAGGAAACCTCCCCCAGCTCGCAGAGAGGAACCAAAACACTGTCAccagcagctgagagcagcattACAGCCAGAGATGGGACAGAGGTTGAGGTAGAAGGAACATCCACAGCACACCTTAACCTAAACCCAGAGACCAGTCTGTGTGAGGAAGGGGCAGAACAAGTATGTGTTTCGGGACTCAGAAGCACGCACTGCCTTTCAAAAACGCCTACGTTTCTGAAAGGCAAATATCCTTCAGATTGAAATGAAGAAGCAGAGGTCAGTAGCTCACACCTTAGAATGAAGCACTAAAAGCCACGCTTGATAGTTTGTTCACCAAGCATTCACCACCTTCTCCACCTCCAGTGGGAATTTAGGGTAACTGGAAGCATGCCTGACAAAAGGGAATGTCGAGCTCAGGCAAGGAATCAAACTTTTCTCTGTATTGCTTGCATTTagcttctgtgtttttcaggcTAATGTTTCTATGTCTCATCAATGAAAAGAGCAGTATCCTGGTGGAGTTTAAATATCCTCCTTGCTATTCCTACGTATCAAGCCAATAATAAACGCTGACTGGTTTCagatattaaaaattaacatgGACAAAAAAACATATTACATAAAAATGTGATGTGGTGAAAACAGGTCTCCAGAGGACTCTGGAAAGTGAAGTGCCTGTTTCCTTATTTCCCCTTGCTTCATTTGTTGCCCACTCTACCTAAATCCTTACCATGGGTCTCAGCACAAGCAGGGTCATGTTTACTACATGAGCGAAAGGTGGAGCAGACAAGATTCTGTATGGATTCTAAGATTTTGGGTGGCTTAACAGTATTAACTGCTCTAAACCTGATAACTCCTGACCATAATACACAAAGGCAAGAAGGAAAGATTAGGAACAATGCCCACTCTGCaagcagccttcttttccccccaaGAGGGCTGGAGCGTATTGCTCACCAGCCAAGGCCTGGCTCTGATGCCTCCACCGTGTTCTCTTggcttcctctcctcctccagcaaAGGTAACACTGCACCCATCCAACCAACTTGCACTGCCCTACAGATAGCCTTAAAAGCTTAAGTCTCCCTGTCTGCACTGCAAACGAAGAGATCTGAGCTCAGTGCTATCCCAGTCTCCAAATTTCCTCAAGGGAAAAAGAGATGAACAGCTGGGGTAACAGACAACTCTTTCTTATCCCAGTAACAACTCGTATTTCCATCACAATCACTCAATCACCACAGGGATTTTTCTCTCCCTTACCAAAACTGGGCTCTAACTCAGTATTTCATTATattactgattattttttcctgtctcttaTCTTTTAACTGCAAAGGCAGACATAAAGTCTCTAGCTATCAGCAGGCTGAAGCATTTGGCTTGGCTCCCAAAGGCTCGTAACACTTCAGTGTACTCTTTCTGTCAAAAGAGGATTAACTAAGGTAGACTGTTCACAAAAAGATGCCTCTCACCTAAGGGGCTACACTTACAGGGCTTCAAGATCTCATTTTCCCCACAGATAATTCTCTGAaatcaacacacacacaaaaaaaaggagTGTTATTGGCTCTTTGTATTGGAGTTTTCACATGAAATGAGAATAGCATACATGCAGCGTTCTTCATATGCTCACTAAGATATCTCCAATGAAAATTATTCTCTCTGAAGTGAGACATCAGCATCTGAAATTAACATGCAGCAGACCCGATGGTATCTCTCCAGCACTACACGTGAATGGTGAATCGGAATTCaattcttaattaaaatttttccttttcctcatgcTGGAAATCACTGCCTATTCCACACAGCTCGGGAGGCAAGTCGCAtctgctctcctccagcagtGAAGAAAAGACACTTGTTTACAAACGTCTGGATGCTGAGATTAGGTTTTCTGCAGGGCTTCTACGTAGCAATCAGCCTATTAGCTCTAATTGTTGGGTTTCACATTTTTAGCCAGCGCTGCTTGTGTCAGGTAATTGAAGCATCTCACCGCAGCCCATTCTGTGTAGGGGATCACTGCAAGACACCACTGAACCACTCAtttccctcagcagcagcacttagCGATGCCCAAGTGCTGCAGCATGGCTTAGCGAGGAGGCACACAGAAGCGGCTTCTCCACTGAGAATTCCACTCACATTTCTCCAGATGTAGAGTTTACTTAGCTGGGCAGATCCAGTAGCTTCTCGGCAGCTGGCAAGGTACAAAAGTACATCTATACCACAATACCTGAGTGCTTTGGAAAACGTGACATACTTAATAAGGCAGTACAGTACAGTTATCCTCTTCTGAAGAGAAGCAGCCTGGGGACATTGATGGCCATAGTTAATCTACAGCAAATCAAGtcactccagggatggggcaccacagcttctctgggcagcagtgccagtgtctcaccgccctctgagtgaaatATTTCCCTCCAACAcctaacctgaatctcccctttttagtttaaagcctttCTCTCCTGTCCTAACGCTATCAGACCACAGCCCATCCCACACGTTTCCTCTATCTACTGCCATCTGCCTCCAACTCGCAGCTTTAGACTAAGAGATTGTTGAAAAACTGCTGAAGGATGGAAAGGGCAGGAGTAATCCCACACATGAGTAGAGGCtgagagaagaactcattgacagcagccctgtggaggaTCCAGGGGTACAGGTGCACATACCATAGCATACGCCTGTCCTCTTAAAGACTTTGAAAGCACACGCAGAATTCAACAGGGGCTTAAAAGTTTGCCTTTTCGTTTTCATACGTACATACCATGCTTCATACACCGTTCCCGTGGCTCTGTATACCCACGTGTTGCTTATATATGTGCCTCAAGCAGAGTTGCGCGTGCACACGAAGGCGCGTGCAGGGGCTGACCTCACACGCCCGCACCTCCCCCTCAGGCAGCACGCGCCGAGCAGCGCCCGCGCATGCGCACACTCGGTTACGCGCCCTCTCCGACAAGCGGGAGACCCCGCCTCGCTCCCACCTCCCGGGTTTTGCCCTCTTCCAACATGGCGGCTTCCGCCTCACGCACGCAAGCGTCACTCTGGCCCCCTTCCGCCGGGAGCCCCGAGTGAAAGAGTGAGAAGGGAAGCCGCCCGCGAACTCTATGGTGCGGCACGGTGCGTGGCGTGGCGCGGCCGCCTCATCCTTCCGCTCGCGCTGCATGCTGGGACGCGGCGAGTCCGCCTTCTCGCCTCCCCCAGCCCGCCGCCAGTCCTCCGAGCCTGCGCCGCGCTGACATCGCGTTCTCCCAAGATGGTGGCGCGGGGCTGAGTGCGAGCGAGGCCGCGAGAGGAGGCGCCCCgcgggcccggcccgccccccCGCCTCTGCGCGCCGCCCCGCCAGGCCGCTCgcctctcccttcccctcccgcCAGGCCGCGGGCCCCTCTTCTCCGCCCCGACGGCTCCtccggcagcggcggcggcacctcctcctcctcgcctgcggcccggccccgagcgcggcgcggcccccGCATGAgcccgggcggcggcggcg of the Gallus gallus isolate bGalGal1 chromosome 1, bGalGal1.mat.broiler.GRCg7b, whole genome shotgun sequence genome contains:
- the LOC121107646 gene encoding translation initiation factor IF-2-like, yielding MAHITSDTRSTNRPRSPAIPQSPFKRKQRRHSTPESHVRQPAATAPARQQDPTPQPRSGEHEREERTTQGREPRGHAPSRGALPDGGAARAASRPPPPSRPPRSAAQRLPTCAPRPAAPARCRCRSRRRRPGSCGGRAALGAGPQARRRRCRRRCRRSRRGGEEGPAAWREGKGEASGLAGRRAEAGGRAGPAGRLLSRPRSHSAPRHHLGRTRCQRGAGSEDWRRAGGGEKADSPRPSMQRERKDEAAAPRHAPCRTIEFAGGFPSHSFTRGSRRKGARVTLACVRRKPPCWKRAKPGRWERGGVSRLSERARNRVCACAGAARRVLPEGEVRACEVSPCTRLRVHAQLCLRHIYKQHVGIQSHGNGV